tacaggtgtgccaagcttgtagcgtcatacccaagaagacttgaggctgtaatcggtgcttcaacaaagtactgagtaaagggtctgaatacttatgtaaataagaaagaaaaatctttctttaacctgtctcctccccgtcatctccactggttgaagtggattaaacaagagacgtcaataagggatcatagctttcacctggtcagtctatgtcatggaaagagcaggtgttcataatgttttcttCACTGTGTATAGTAGAGcataaataattttaaattaaTGAATAAGACCCAAAGTAGAAtttcaaacagacatacagtaccagtcaaaagtttggacagttTGGACCAGTttggaccagtcaaaagttttctacattgtataataatagtgaagacatcaaaactatgaaataacacacatggaatcgtatagtaaccaaaaaattgtttaacaaatgaaaatatattttatatttgagattcttcaaagtaaccacccttttccttgacctgtttgcacgctcttggtattctctcaaccagcttcttgagctAGTCACctataatttgtggaatttcattccttaatgcgtttgagccaatcacttgtgttgtgacaaggtagggttggtatacagaagatagccctatttggtaaaataccaagtccatattatggcaagaagagctaaaataagcaaagagagacgacagtccatcattactttaagacatgaaggtcagtcaatacgcaatatttcaagaactttgaaagttaagtgcagtcgcaaaaaacatcaagtgctatgatgaaactggctctcatgaggacaacaacaggaaaggaagacccagagttacctctgctaaagagggtgagttcattagagttaccagccccagaaattgcagcccaaataaatgcttcacagagttcaagtaacagacacatctcaatgtcaattgttcagaagagactgcgtgaatcaggccttcacggtcaaattgctgcaaagaaaccactactaaaagacaataaggagaagagacttgctagagccaagaaacacgaacaatggacattagaccggtagaaattcGTCCTTTGGTCcaatgagtacaaatttgagatttttggtttcaaccgctgtgtctttgtgagacgcagagtaggtgaacagatgatctctgcatgtgtgtttcccaccttgaatcatggaggaggagctgtgatggtgctttgctggtgacactgtcagtgatttatttagaattcaaggcacacttaaccagcgtggcaaccacagcattctgcagcaataccccatcccatttggtttgcgcttagtgggactatcatttgtttatgaacaggacaatgacccaacacacctccaggctgtgtaaggactatttgaccaaggatagtgatggagtgctgcatcagatgacctggcccccacaatcccctgacctcaacccaattgagatggtttgggatgagttggaccacagactgtaggaaaagaagccaacaagtactcagcatatgtgggaactccttcaagactgttcgaaaagcattccagatgatgctggttgagagaatgccaagagtgtgcaaagctgtcatcagggcaaagggtggctactttgaagaatctaaatatatttttatttaacactttatttggttactacatgattccatatgtgttatttcatagttttgatgtcttcactattattctacaatgtagaaaatagtacaaaaataaaatgattgaattaggcatgtccaaacttttgactgatactgtatagtgtatgtagcctaagaaatTAGGTTCATGAAATCGATTACTTGCTAGTAACAGCtgacatgtgtagttaactagtgattatctgacgattgattgttttttataagataagtttaacgctagctagcaacttaccttggctccttgctgccacAAGATCCTTTAGACGCTGCACTCGCGCAAAAGGTGGTCAGCCTGCAacgcagtttcctcatggattgcaatgtaatcggccataatcggcgtccaaaaaggcagattaccgattgcTATGAAAACTTGAatttggccctaattaatcggccatgacGATTAATCTGTCGACCTCTAGTACGTACGGTCATGTCggggtaggttccttgttccttgtcaatcattggcttattggtgaaatcagcagtcagacaatatctttaagtaaatcaatcaaacctttattaatgcaattgcagacagaagttRACAATGGAAACACAGCATGTGTGTTTCAGAGTAGGTTCCCACCTAAGGGCACAGCTGATATTATACATGTGATCATATCCTAGTTGTATGATCACCTACGTCAATGTATGTATGCAGCAATAAGCTGAGGTTACCTTAGAAAGTAACCTAGTACAGTAGCTTCTCTGAATTAATTAGCATTGTCCACTGTCACACAAGATCAAAATGTCAAAACCAGACAGTGGTTACTTCTCTTTATCTAGTGTCGGTCTGACTCAGGCCTAGCCTGCAAGCACACTCTTGCAACAGCCAGGGCTTAACCACAAAGACTAATATAGATGCTTGTGCAACATATAGTGGCAGAGTTTTAGACACACAGCAACAGTATCTATTATAAGGCCTGCAGCAAAACATATGAATATTAAGGTCCCCTTAATCAATAATGGGGAGGGTCTTTGGGACTACCccctacagtcactgtggggatgacgtcatcgatgcacttattgatgaagccaatgactgatgtggtgtactcctcattgccatcggaggaatcccgggaacatattccagtctgtgctagcaaaacagtcctgtagcttaggaTCTGTTTGCTCGGAGCAATTTTTTATTGatcacacccactcattcaatgttttttctttatttttcctattttctacattgtagaataatagtaaagacatcaaaactatgagaacacatggaatcatgcagttaacaaagtgttaaacaaatcaaaaaatactatatattttagattcttcaaagtagccaccctttgtctttcgttactacatgattccatatgtgttatttcatagttttgatgtcttcactattattgtaggCTACAGCATTAACGGTCAGGGAGTTGTAAAGGAGACGCACATATTTCCCTACTCTTGACAAACTAGGCCTACAACATATGCTAATGTACCTTTCTGGACTGTCGAGAATAGACACAAACGGATCTAAAAAATTACAGGCTGATGGCCTAATATCTAGCCAATATTTAGCTTCCTACTTCGGCTACACATCACTGGCCTCtcttccagctgttcccatgTTCAACAGACTAAAGGCTGTGCCTCTACGCAATAGGCCATTCCTCCTCTCCTGAAATTCCAGGAAAAGCTATAGGCTACAAAATCTataggacatttatttttatagTAGGTCTAATAGCCTATTCGTGTGATCACTTTTGGCATGTTATGATAAGATTGTTGCTCTGATGCATTGTAAATAGTTGCACAGGACAGACCGAGATGAGCACATTGAAAAATAATGTTGTAAAGATGCGCAGGCTAAACAGAGTTTTTCGTTGAATTGCTACATTTAAATACAAGTTACTATATTATTTTTCATTTGGCCTACatgtacagtgcaatcggaaagtattcagatgccttgactttttccacattttgttaggttacagccttattctaaaatggattaaataaaaaattagatcgttatttttgttctcatcaatctacacacaatacgccataatgacaaagcaaaagcaggttttcagaaatttttgcaaatgtataaaaaaaataaacaaatatcacatttacataaataatcagaccctttactcaatactttgttgaatcaccgttggcagcgattacagactcaagtcttcttgagCTACaaatttggcacacctgtatttggggagattttccccattcttctctgcagatcctctcaagctctgtcaggttggatggggagcgttgctgcacagctattttcaggtctctccagagatgttagatcgggttcaagtccgggctcataGAGATTATACTGTGTATTATCACCCAGAGATTATACTGTTTATTATCACCCAGAGACATATAGGagattatactgtatattatcacCCAGAGACATATAGGAAATTATGCTGTGTATTATCACCCAGAGATGTATAGGAGATTATACTGTGTATTATCACCCAGCGACAGAGACATATAGGAAATTATGCTGTGTATTATCACCCAGAGACATATAGGAAATTATGCTGTGTATTATCACCCAGAGACAGCAGATAATTTCCTATATGTCTCTGGGTGATAATACACAGCATAATTTCAATGTCTCTGGGTGACAATACACAGCATAATTTCCTATATGTCGCTGGGTGATAATACACAGCATAATTTCCTATATGTCTCTGGGTGATAATAAACAGTATAATCTCTGGGTGATATACACAGTATAATCTCTATATGTCTAATCTTTGTCTCTGGGTGATAATACAAGTATAATCTCCTATACATCTCTGGGTGATAATACACAGTATAATCTCCTATACATCTCTGGGTGATAATACACAGCATAATTTCCTATATGTCTCTGGGTGATAATACACAGCATAATTTCAATGTTATTGAaatgcggttatcccctcttcaaaggggggacacccttgaccctaactgctacagccCTATATCTATCctcccctgcctttctaaggtcttcgaaagccaagtcaacaaacagattaccgaccatttcgaatcccaccacaccttctccgcaatgcaatctggtttcagagctggtcatgggtgcacctcagccacgctcaaggtcataaacgatatcgtaaccgccatcgataggaaacaatactgtgcacccgtattcattgacctggccaaggcctttgactctgtcaatcaccacatcctcattggcagactcgacagccttggtttttctaatgattgcctcgcctggttcaccaactacttctctgatcgagttcagtgtgtcaaatcggagggtctgttgtccgggcctctggcagtctctatgggggtgccacagggttcaattcttggaccgactctcttctctgttacatcaatgatgtcgctcttgctgctggtgattctctgatccacctctacgcagacgacactattctgtatattttctggcccttcttttgacatgtgttaacaaccctccaggcgagcttcaatgccatacaactctccttccgtggcctccaactgctcttaaatacaagtaaaaccaaatgcatgctcttcaaccgatcgctgcctgctcctgcccgcctgtccaacatcactactttggacggctctgacttagataatgtggacacctacaaatacctaggtgtctggttagactgtaaactctccttccagactcacatcaaacatctccaatccaaagtcaaatctagaattggcttcctattccgcaacaaagcatcctttacctCCATAGCCTGGCCNNNNNNNNNNNNNNNNNNNNNNNNNACATCAGACTATCAAGGACCCACAGAAAAACACCAGTCCCACCAGCGCTAAAATATACAAACCATTTCGCTATCTCTATCTACCGCTCTCCGCTTACAATGTAGCGTAATCCGCCTTCTGCTTTTATAACAACGAAATTCCAGTTGATGAATATCTACCCATCTTCCCGTCACAGCGCAGACATGTATTCAACGTCCAGTAACGACGCCACGTCTGAAAACGGAGAATTTCAACACGGACCCGTTGTTAGCAGACCTGCTCAATCGAATAGACTCCATGGTAAGATACATAACAACGCAACCAACAACGAAGACGTGTAACACGCCCCAAGAAACAAGGCCCTCGCGCCAACCGCGACCCACCACACACGCCCCACCACCCCCATCGACGCGACACTAGCAAGACCAAGTGACCCACAATTCAGGAAAACTAAACACTAGACTCTGTCCCTATTTGCGCGTCACGATTTGCACGAAGCAAAGCACACACCTTCTCATAAACCGACATCCATCATCTGTAGAACCAGTCACCATCAAGGACACCCATGCAGAACACCAGAAAGCCTAACAACGACATAAACCAACCGCACCAGCTTCATTTCTCTCGTTTATATCTTTCCGCCTACGCAACCATCGTGCGCGTATCACCAATCTCTCATTTGACAAGCCGATACTCGACCGATGCCTGTCACCCGAGCTCGCACGCAGACTCTCTAACACCCACTTGCGACTATTGGAGTATCCTTTCAAAATCATTCGAAATGTATTCTGACACATTtttacaacaaaaatattttaatgaTGAAAATGTATGGAAAAGACTTGTCAGATTTGACTACTTGAAACTAAATGCCATCCACCTCTTGCTAGTAAGAACCCTCAGGTATGTTGTGTGGATGGTCAACAATATCACTAAAAGAGAACCTGGTCAAATGAATCTGCGGCTAGCTGCTGGTCTGAAAGGACTGCCAAGCCAACATGCAGTCATAGCTAATGACCACTTTTGGAGATAGCTAGTTAGTTAGAACCCTTAATAGTATTGTATTTTTCAACCACAGTTCCTCCTGAGATCAAATTGTATGCCAAGGAAGAAGTGAACCTGGGAATAAACAACTCTCTCTCTGCTTCGTCAAATTTCTTTCCTCCGCCGTCCAAGTCAAATGGACCAAAAATGAGAGAACGTCCCCAAGGGGGTTAAAGCGGGTCAATATGCAACCAACAGTgattacactttctaccatttcTCCCTCTGACCTTTGAACACACAAGAGGGAGACATCTACACCTGTATGTGGATCACACGGCCCTAGATGAACCTCTAACCAGGACATGGGGTGATTAAATATTTATGTAACAtagtgttacatttacatttgactgaAATCTTTGTAGTAAAACATGTTTAAAGAGAGAATATCTTCCCACAGAGTTCGAGGTGCCCCCCGTCCCAGTGTTGGTCCTGCTGTTTTCTGTGGACTAGGTCTGACTCTGGGGCTGCTGGGAGTCGCTACCGGAACATTCTTCCTCGTCAAAGGAACCCAATGTCAATGATGATACCCAGTATACTCTCTATGTCTCGGGTGATAATACACAGCATAATTTCCTATATGTCTCTGGGTGATAATACACAGTATAATCTCTGTGAACACGTCTGCGGTGATAATACACAGCATAATTCCTCTAATGTCTCTGGGTGATAATACACAGTATAAATCTCCCTATACTTATATGTGCTGGGTGATAATACACACGTATAATCTCCTATACTGTCTCGGGTGATATAACACAGAACCATTAACATCTACTATAGTCTATATACTTGTCTCTGGGTGATAAACACTATATAATCTCCTATACATCTCTGGGTGATAATACACAGTATAATCTCCTATATCTCTGGGTGATAATACACAGATAATATTTCCTATATGTCTCTGGGTGAATAATACACAGCATACACATTCCTACTATGTCTCTGCGGTCGATAATACACAGCATAATATCCCTAATGTCTCTGTCGCTGAGCGTGATACATACAACCAGATATAATCCCTATATGTCTCTTGCCTCTGGTGATTAATACACAGTATACATCTCCTCATATGTCTCTTCGCGGTGATAATACACAAGTATAATCTCCTATTACTGTCTCTGGGTACTAATACACACGTATAATCTCCTATATGTCTATGTTGTCGTGGAGTGATATACACAAGTATAACTCCCTATATGTCTACTGGGTGATAATACACAGTACTAATCTCCTATAATGTCTCGGGTGATAATACACAGCATAATTTCCTATATGTCTCTGGTGATAATACACAGTATAATCTCCTATATGTCTCGGGTGATAATCTACACAGTATATCTCCTATATGTCTCTGGGTGATAATACACCAGTATAATCTCTATATGTCCTGGGTGATAATACACAGCATAATTTCCTAATGTCTCTGGGTGATAATACACAGCATAATTTCCTATATGTCCTTGCTGGTGATAATACACAGTATAATCTCTATGTGTCTCTGGGTGATAATCACATGCATAAATTTCCTATATGTCTCTGGGTGATAAATACAGTATAATCTCCTCATCATTCTCTGGGTGATAATACACAGTATAATCTCCTATACATCTCTGGTGATAATACACAGCAAATCTTCCTATATGTCTCTGGGTGATAATACACAGCATAATTTCCTATATGGCGCTCTGTCGCTGTGTATTATCACCCAGAGACATATAGGAGATTATACTGTGTATTATCACCCAGAGACATAGAGAGTATACTGGGTATCATCATTGACATTGGGTTCCTTTGACGAGGAAGAATGTTCCGGTAGCGACTCCCAGCAGCCCCAGAGTCAGACCCAGTCCACAGAAAACAGCAGGACCAACACTGGGACGGGGGGGGCACCTCGAACTCTGTGGGAAGATATTTCTCTCTTTAAACATGTTTTACTACAAAGATTtcagtcaaatgtaaatgtaacactaTGTTACATAAATRTTTAATCACCCCATGTCCTGGTTAGAGGTTCATCTAGGGCCGTGTGATCCACAATACAGGTGTAGATGTCTCCCTCTTGTGGTTCAAAGGTCAGAGTGGAgaaatggtagaaagtgtaatcACTGTTGGTTGCATATTGACCCGCTTTAACCCCCTTGGGGACGTTCTCATCATTCTTGGTCCATTTGACTTGGACMGGCGGAGGAAAGAAATKRTTGACGAAGCAGAYGAGAGAGTTGTTTATTCCCAGGTTCACTTCTTCCTTGGCATACAATTTGATCTCAGGAGGAACTGTGGTTGAAAAATACAATACTATTAAGGGTTCTAACTAACTAGCTATCTCCAAAAGTGGTCATTAGCTATGACTGCATGTTGGCTTGGCAGTCCTTTCAGACCAGCAGCTAGCCGCAAGATTCATTTGACCAGGTTCTCTTTTAGTGATTGTATTGACCATCCACCACAACATACCTGAGGGTCTTACTAGCAAGAGGTGGATGGCATTTAGTTTCAAGTAGTCAAATCTGACAAGTCTTTTCCATACATTTTCAtcattaaaatatttttgttgtaaaAATGTGTCAGAATACATTTCGAAATGATTTTGAAATACTCCCAAAGTCCCAAATGTTTAAACTCTGCCCACCTCGYACCAGGCAAGCTAAAGCCATTTCAAATagaatttgaacccaggtctagaaaaaaatataaacaaaaatacTGTACCTTTAGCTTCTGGGGTTTCAAGGCTGAGTACTTTAATGGAATTGTTAAGACCTGCTCTTTGCCTCTCTGCAAATCTGACGCAAATAGGACAATCTATATAATTTCCCCATTCTGGGCGCGTTACCACGTCTTCTTTGTTGTTTAAATATACATGGAGATATTCATTACCGTCTRCTACAACGGTCATGTTAAATTCCTCCGTTTCAGAACGTGCGTTTATGACGTTGAATACATGTTGCGCTGTGGAGGAAGAGGGTAGAAGTCATCAACATGAATTCTGTTATAACCAACCATACTAtcattgtaatgcaacaaataaagaaaatgttatatttttgctTGGAAGTTGTTTTTCTTATAATAAAtcttaaaacaacaaaaatagtTTTATCAAAACATGTTCTACACACAAGTATTTCAATTACACACCGTAATGKTGAAGTTTTTATGACATGTATTGTGTTGCACTACATTATAAATAGCTGAGGAACGTGCAACTCTGTAAGATAACAGTTGMACATTCCTCAGTTACTGTACATTGTAAGGAACCATGTGTAAYYYMRGKTWRKKSCYYSKKGKTTKSCYKKYMAWYYKKTYYTWMCYTKKYCYTKKKKWRRAMYYMMMCYKRAAARSMRRAWYMWWAAMMMAARRRSCMWYMKYMWWMCMWYMAWTYMMSRWKRMYKSYKKKKTTKRAAKKTYMAWYYYAAARGGRAAWYCMAMYWAWWYMWAacttcctcctcactcctctagCTTCTCTCATATGTTGCACCAATTAAAAATCTGTATGCTGTTTCTAGGCAGACAAGTTTGTGTCAAAATTGTTTTCCACCCAGGTTTTGACTGTGGTCAAAAACCTATTTGGAATTAgagtcaacatattcaacatacagtcattattatttgccccaaaaatatatactgtgaatacaatgagtgtacaaaacattaagaacacctgctctttccatgaaatagactgatcacgtgaatccaggtgaaagatatgatcccttattgatgtccccaattgatgttaaatccacttcaatcagtgtagatgaaggggaggagacaggttaaagaaggatttctaagttttgagacagttgagacatggattgtgtatgtgtgccattcagaaggtgaatgggcaagacaaaatagttaagtgcctttgaacagggtatggtagtaagtgccaggcgcaccagtttgagtgtgtcaagaactgcaacgctgctggatttttcacgctcaacagtttcctgtgtgtatcaagaatgtggggcggggggggggtcataccatggatcatttagctaattcatttagaattttaggacccctttaggtataaaagaAATGCATTCACTACCGGTCAACAGTCTTAGAacacattcaagggttgttctttatttttactatgttctacattgtagaataatagtgacgacatcaaaactatgaaataacacatatggaatcatgtagtaaccaaaaaagtgttaaacatatcaacatatattttatatttgagattcttcaaatagccgccctttgccttgatgacagctttaaacctggcctcttccatttttgcagtaatgctgcaattagttggttgtaattttgggaagagcagacatttccatatatttttgataGCTGCATGtatgacaactccaccagtcctatttatgatagaATTTACAAagaatatacatttatttaaaaaaaattgttgctgAAATTAGTATATTTGAGGGGTTTTTTTtattcccctttttctccccaatttcatggtatccaattagtagttagtcttgtctcatcgctgcaactcccgtacgaaggtcgagagccaggcgtcctccgaaacacaacccaaccaagcctcactgcttcttgacacaatgcccacttaacccggaagccagccgcaccaatgcaggaaacaccgtacacctggcgatcgaaagtggacaaccttgttttactcctcttgacagtttaaaacttacTGAGAAGtagacattatttaaaaaatatatttgatggtCCTGTCAACACTTTTTTAAACGTTGGTTGAATAcaattacagtgaaatggttgaattacagtgaaatgcttacttacaggctctaaccaatagtgcggaaaaaaggtgtgtgtgtgtgtgtgtgtgtgtgtgtgtgtgtgtgtgtgtgtgtgtgtgtgtgt
The sequence above is drawn from the Salvelinus sp. IW2-2015 unplaced genomic scaffold, ASM291031v2 Un_scaffold3957, whole genome shotgun sequence genome and encodes:
- the LOC112076722 gene encoding LOW QUALITY PROTEIN: H-2 class II histocompatibility antigen, A-Q alpha chain (The sequence of the model RefSeq protein was modified relative to this genomic sequence to represent the inferred CDS: deleted 1 base in 1 codon) codes for the protein MALMRTATGKEDPELPPLQRVNSLEIPASEIAAQINASQSSTQHVFNVINARSETEEFNMTVVXDGNEYLHVYLNNKEDVVTRPEWGNYIDCPICVRFAERQRAGLNNSIKVLSLETPEAKVPPEIKLYAKEEVNLGINNSLXCFVNXFFPPPVQVKWTKNDENVPKGVKAGQYATNSDYTFYHFSTLTFEPQEGDIYTCIVDHTALDEPLTRTWEFEVPPRPSVGPAVFCGLGLTLGLLGVATGTFFLVKGTQCQ